The nucleotide window tttaggtccgctttaaacagCAATCTATGACTCCCATATTTCCCTTCAATTTTCTCCTCTTGGCCATGTAGGATACTTCCCCACCTACATACACCCCCATTATAACATACCATTAACCTTCTGAGCaataaccccgagtgtggcttggggtaataAACAACAGCTCATAGCGGTGAccctgacaaaaaaaatataatggataAAGACTTATCTGCCAATCACATCCTCTGACTGTGTCCTCTTCCTTCGATGGGTCCCCCAGCGATTGTGCTGACGTTCCTCGGCAGTTCCCGCTGACAGTGCGTCCGAGGAGGCGTGgcgggaatttaaaattattttttattggattcaatacaaagtaatcattatattatatatattatatatgctactgtacagttatactacaggtttcagtatttttgatttatttatacaccCTTGTTTTAACCACCCGGCCGGTAAACCCGAACTTGGTCcagggtaataacacttgcaaaaagcgttaaacccgaacttttttcaggtggttaacaaacattgtattgtaatccgattgtcatacattgtatgacaatcggattacaattgtaagaaaatactcaccagtccccacagctcctccggacatgtcctctctcttctgtgttctcctggcgtgtgcagtgacgacctccggggtttcccggtgacatcgctgcatgcgtcggtgcgggcgggaggcgggaaattcaaataactttttcattgaactcaatacataaaagctgtactgagtccaatacaaagaaatctttatataaaatatatataactgtattatattatatatgctactgtacatatacattacattatacacaattttttttaaagattttttttaagttttataaaaaaaaattgtattattaaatttataaaacttttgacatatttcagtaagttatgcggtaattcggtgaaatataagtaattattgagtaatttggtgaattatagcctacaatctaaaataaatttccatgcaaaaaaattacccactttttgcatggaagtttggaaagaattagaatacccggcattcgcgtacgcgtccctcggcgattcctgatgatgtccatgcGTGCACccatcgatgggggtcgtagcgggaaaatcaaatattttgtattggattcaatacaaagtcctgtatccaatacaatacaaaataatagaaaatatatttatgtggttttgtctataggtatgtgacgttggactcgtCACACCTAGTGTTGTTTTacaatttaccacactagggaggtgttttagaaaaatatattactatacagtataccgaattattgcattttcagtatttttcatttatttatgtattcttgtttaagctgatttttgtgtttttacttaaagtttattattaaatttttttaaatttaaggtgAGCTTTTGTAACTGAGTGAATCTATATATATGAACATTCACCAAATACTTCTGTACTAGCCAGAAAGCAATAGGACTATACCAATTCATTCACGGGGGGGGCAATACAACCATTTCTGTGTAAATGCTTTGTCATTAATTATAAAACAGATTATAAATACCTTAGTACACATCAATAATCTGTGTTGTTAATATCTAATAAAGGTGGGAAGTTGTGGCAAACTATAATACTACTATAGACCTCCCCTACCCCCCTCTCAGTGCTGAGGATTTGGTTGAGTCCTCTCACAATTTTCCTGAGGTGATTTCCTGAGGTAAAACTCTCTGACAAATGTTCCTCATATAAACTTCACTTTTATCTTCTAGGAGTAACTGAGTGCATCTGATACAACGgatgtggtcattacaaacaacaacacagaaacaagggaaaacaaagagactgtcagataacctcacatgcagccagtctctcagatcttctaacctcagtcacggaagagACCGTGACAGACCACTAGAGATAAACAGAATTCACACACTGAATGCCAATTTACACATCAATGGGGAAATATATGGCGGGTATAGACAGAGTGACCAAACACTTCCACACTGATGAATAGAAACACGTAACCATAGCAATTAGACATATTCTACCCAATCAGAGTGATCGGTCAGTGAGAAATATCtcacatatatttctttttattagaaaatcTGCAAGAGACCAAATAAAGCCACACCCACTACATTATCCTATTGGATGAATATTCCACCAATCCCATCCCTCCCCCTGTGATGTCACCAGACTCTGGGCGGAGTTCTCACATCTGATCCCCCCACAGATCTTTATACAACCTCCCCATACCCATAACCCAGCATGGAGGGGCTCAGTGAATGAGGCGGTGAATGTGTGGAGGGGTCGGATGGGGTCACACAGTTCATAAAAGGAGATCTGCCCGGCCTCATAATCCAGATATATCCTGACTCTGTTACTGGAGATATCAGCAGGTAAGAGGATCTTATTATTGTCATGTTTCACTGAGTACTGATTACCTGACCTGACCAAACCCCAGGACTTCTTATTATTTCCAATCACTGACTGACCCCATCCTCTCCTCTCTATACTGGTGTAACACATCCCCACTATCCACCCATCTGATCCCCCAACATCCACATCCCAGTAATGTCTTCCTGAGGAGAAACTCTGACTGCTTAATACCTGAGGCCAAACCGGAAATCTCTGCGGTGTATCTGGGCGATTCTGGTCTATATCTGTCCTGGATGCAGATTTCCTGTCCTCTGATATAAGTAGCTTATTATTAGCTGTGCTTACATCCAGTGATATATCCTCAGCTCCCTGTATATAGAAGTATACATTTACCCCTCTTATTATATCAGAtaatgtgtgtaatgtgtgtgagACCCCAGCCACATCCCCCCCATCATGGAGGAATTTATCATGTCTCTCTCTATCATCTCCATCCTCAGTATCACACAAGTCCCCCGTGTCTGATTCCTGTAAGACGGTCAGTGGGTCCGCCATGTTACACAGATCCTCAAGGTGATGGATTTTCCTGGACAGctcatccttttttatttccagCTCTTGGATCATATCCGACATGGATAATGAGACCCGCTCTGCCTTCCCGGAGATCTCACTCAGGACTCTCTTCTCCAGGTCTTCCAGATGTCTCCTGAGATCTCTAAACAGGACAGTGACTGTCTCTGTGTCACCGGCTGCTTTTTCTTCTactttcctcctgtgttcctgcAGACTCTGCACTCttccctccatctcctctctCCTTATCAGCAGTTTCTGCAgaatatttctcattttattccttttctttccagAGGCCTCATGCAGTGACTCCATCTCATGTCCTTTGTGTTTTCCAATCACAGTGCAGGACACACAGACACAAGTCTCATCCTCAGTGCAGTAATACTCCAGGATCTTCTTATGGATGGAGCATTTCCTGCTCTCCAGGGACAAGGTGGGGTCACATAAGATGTGTTCTGGTCCCTTGTTGTGGACTTTCAGGTGTTTATCACACAGAGAAACCTCACAGAACAGACAGGATATAACAGCAGGTACAGGTGAGTCCACACAGTGAGTACAGAGGACCCCGGACTCCTCCTGATCTGGCTCAGCAGACAGGAAATTCTTTGCTATGTTATTCAGTGTTATGTTCCTGTGCAGTGCAGGCCACTCCTGGAACTTCTGTCTGCATTCAGGACAGGAATAACCTCCAGACCCCTCCTGTGTATCCATCACACGGGCAATACAGACCCGGCAGAAGTTGTGTCCACATTTCAGGGTTACAGGCGCTGTATAAATGTTCAGACAGATAGAACATTCCAGCTCAGCTCTCAGATAAGCAGACGCCATTGCTGATAGAATagagaaatgaaagtgaaattcTGTAACTCCGGAATAGAATGGGGCTGGGTGTGTCACATTGTACTATACAGGGTGAGTCTGTTGCCAGATCTGTACTTAGTGAGTCAGAGTAATtacaatatagtaaatatattgcaCACGATTCAGATTGCAACCGTCATAattaattagtattttatttgcCATAATTGGCATTTAGGCAAAAAATTCTCCTTAAACAAAAATCCATACTACCCCCTGCCCTTACCCTGCAGGTAACATGTTTCCAGCAAAATTCACACTTCAAAAGGAAAAAGGCACTTAGGCAAAGTCCCTGTCATTGTGTACATACAATCCAGGAAGAAGCAGCTCAGGACACCAAGACAAAGTCCCTGTCATTGTGTACAGCCAATCCAGGAAGAAGCGGCTCAGGACACCTGGGCAGACGTCCCTGTCATTGTGTACAGCCAATCCAGGAAGGAGCAGCTCAGGACACCTGGGCAGACGTCCTGTCATTGTGTCCAGCCAATCCAGGAAGGAGCAGCTCAGGACACCTAGGCAAAGTCCCTGTCTTTGTATACAGCCAATGGCACTAAGTActgattagtgttgttgttcgaatttgggtcgtcctaatgttcgacccgaatatgacagTTCGAATATGACAGTTCGGACCCGACCCAAACTTTACTGAATTTGAATCCCCAAATtcaaccctcccacaatgcctagggacctgccccatgatgcctagggcccaccaattacagcaggggtgcccCCCTCCATggttgttgtggcaggcagccaattggcggtctgtcactgcatgccacacaggcagccattgtcctatataaggccagggcctGCCTGCATTTACCATTCCTGACAaggatttgctgatagcatcacaacctttctgtgctgcttggcttgctttgtcatagtgagaaaaaagtgctttactttgttagctagaaagtattttgcagggtgtcaagccacataaataaaacatttctacaatgtctggccaaagaggaaagggcagcataggcaggggtggcaagcaaagcagtatgagtttgtttttagctgcagacccaagaacaagaagtgcagctgttggtggtgggcgtccattattgccacaccatgaacaagacgtagtggagtacatgacccagcctgggtctagtgattgtacccactcttcatcccagacacaggccttacaggtgtcccaaacagtccatgatacacctatTCCTcgtagttcttcatcagcggctggaaagtcacgtgtatggcagtatgtagaggagtcccagcaaggtgttggagaggcggagctacaagcattcattgaaggtgctcagttgtttcagtcatctgacgaagagagtcagttcacaggctttacccccagttacttttcaccagaacactctgagccagatgagccaatttaactggctccaaaaggccgctgcttcctttcggcacatatagggaaactgtctcatctgatgatgatgttgtcctttacccgacatggggcaaacaaggagatcatcataggcaggagcaagaggaggaggaggaagaagaggaggaggaggttgcagagcgccctaaaagggggaaaaggaggaagagggcaaaagctgcccacactctgcatttttcaagtaccagtgaggcaagtcatagacgtaaatcgtcagaagctgtcaccacagctatgcctcaacaactgagGACTGCCGCCAcgccgccaccacgagcaccagctccagagcacctttcggcccagttaaatgttcaccagtgtgggtattttttaatatttatagtaatgacaacactatggtcacctgtaaactgtgtgctcaacacttgaaacgaggcaaaaccccaaacaaacttggaacaagttgcatgagcactcctttaaaaagccaccacccagtaacctggtgggaacacctggtcaaagcacagagctctgtgcaaccacctcagCCCAAAAAGCAAGCTGGAACTGCTCGATCTTcttccgctgcctttcctccttctgccaccaaagttacccgtgctgctgccagcaatttgagtgtggcatgtacccgagcattacctttttcaggctccaccagcggtgagcaggaactccaacgcagatcggctgctgtttgtcgcgttgctagcagtcaggaccaggcatcattgcaatcccccacaacttctacctcatcgtccaatgtttctgtggttagcattagcagcatccaaccttccatcccccagatgctgcagcgcaagaggaaatatggcccaaatgacccccaaacaaagctaatcaatgcggcaattgcacagctgattgcgttagagctcctcccttaccgactggtggactccagtgcgctccgttacgcattcctctgcgggaacccacagtatgttatgcctatgcgacagtattttgcagaaaaatgtgttcctgctttgcatgaacacttGCAGAgtaatgtgtccatggccctgcagcactcagtttctggcaaggtgcacctgacaaccaaaagttggtcgagcaagcatggagtgggaagatatactTCATATACAGCTCaccaggtaactttggtggcagcaggggaagatgcagctgcagcaaggcctgcatacctacccccgcccagagcacatcgccatgcaatttccccctaaacctccacttccacctcctcctttgaatcttgtgcctcaacctcttcctccagggacactttgccgtagagacccagcaccagcacctcccattcggcgatatctgttcaccgccagacacaacctgcagtttgctatttcggtgcacaattcagacgttgccacgcagtcctgaggttgcaaagcctgggcTCACTCAGCCACATGGGTGCAGCcgttctaagtgccttgcgggagcagaggacaaatggctaactcctaatagacttcagccaggcaaggttgtgtgtgacaatggggcccatctgctggcagccctgcgttgtgggaaactcacacacttaccttgcctggctcacgtcatgaacctgatggtacagcacttccttaggaattacccaggcctccagccgctgttgctgaaggccataaagttgtcagcgcatttcggccggtcgtacacagccattgccagattggtggatttacagcgaaatctcaacctgccagtgcaccgggtaatttgtgatgtgggTGAACAAcggaaagcggtggtggattacgtggcagagtattttcgtttcagacgtatacctacactacctttcttcagccctgcagagtggctgcaaattgaggacttgtgcagtgtattgtcaccttttgaagaggacaccaggatgatcagcagagatcaggtctatgtcagtgacaccatccccatcatatgcctgctggaacagatgatggtggatcttggacgTGACACAGAgcacgctgcatcaagagatgtttcaaacatcatctcagacatgcatgcctactaggcatagtgctccagaaatccaggaaaaggaggaggtggaagaggatgaggaggacattgcaggcatggagGCACAAGGAGGCATGTTCCGTGGATAgaaagaccaggcggaggaggaggacgacgacgaccctgtgctgctgttcgacccacaggagtgagTGTCCAGAATTACCTCATCTGTGGGTAGTTttagccacatgacagccttcacgcaggagtgcatagccaaagatccacggataaaacacataaaaacaaagactgacgactattggattgctacattactggatccacgtttcAAGCCTgtgatacaacaactgatcttgccccaatacaagggacctaaaatgcagcacccccaagaagtgcttgtaa belongs to Pyxicephalus adspersus chromosome 2, UCB_Pads_2.0, whole genome shotgun sequence and includes:
- the LOC140322681 gene encoding E3 ubiquitin-protein ligase TRIM11-like; amino-acid sequence: MASAYLRAELECSICLNIYTAPVTLKCGHNFCRVCIARVMDTQEGSGGYSCPECRQKFQEWPALHRNITLNNIAKNFLSAEPDQEESGVLCTHCVDSPVPAVISCLFCEVSLCDKHLKVHNKGPEHILCDPTLSLESRKCSIHKKILEYYCTEDETCVCVSCTVIGKHKGHEMESLHEASGKKRNKMRNILQKLLIRREEMEGRVQSLQEHRRKVEEKAAGDTETVTVLFRDLRRHLEDLEKRVLSEISGKAERVSLSMSDMIQELEIKKDELSRKIHHLEDLCNMADPLTVLQESDTGDLCDTEDGDDRERHDKFLHDGGDVAGVSHTLHTLSDIIRGVNVYFYIQGAEDISLDVSTANNKLLISEDRKSASRTDIDQNRPDTPQRFPVWPQVLSSQSFSSGRHYWDVDVGGSDGWIVGMCYPSIERRGWQSVIGNNKKSWGLERSGNEYSVRHHSFRILLPADISKNRVRIDLDYEAGQISFYDLCDPIQPLHTFTASFTEPLHAGLCVWKGCIKICGGDQM